The sequence GTACTATACATGTACAATATGCGTATTTACTAACTATATAAtagatcaaaaaataaataaaatattaactttGTTAAGGACAATTTAGATCTAATtacttgtccaaaaaaaaatatagactcgatttcttttgttataaaatgttttctgcgttttattatgtttgttttattgtaaaatttggtcaaatttgAAAGTGTTTCTATTTACTATAAACTCTTTTGTAAAAAAAgctgtaaaacattttacattcaaaaatttggtaaaatattttacaaaaacataTTGTAGCTTTCCCCTCCCATCAAGTGATTGGGTGGCTAGTCCAATATCAATGATTCGATTACTAGAGCCTCCAGTCGAATGCCAACAGTTCAACCACTAGCAGCTAAGCCACCAGTTTTAGTAATTTGTGTttgaaaaaaacataaatatcaCATCAAGCACCTAcaaatatttacttttttttataagagattaaattttgtaaggatgTGATGTAAAACCTATATTTTACCCCTCTAATCCCAATATGTTAtatcatcttatcacatatttaagaataagcaCAACTACATTGAATCAATTCcaatacccatatataaatctattcaaattaaaagtttattaaGATATTATTAAGTGTGAtaagatatattgaattttaagtaaaatactgatataataatattttattagataaaaCCCCTATTTACCAAATTGGACACTTTTGATAAACATTCacaatttatctttttttttttttttttttttttttttttttttttgagaaccttCACAATTGCATCTTTAGTTATAATTTATccgataaaaaatatttttgagttgtCAAGCAAAGGTTGCTTGATACTTCCAAAGTCTTTAGTGcccgtttggttgggcttttaggACCCAAAACGTAGCTTTTTCATAAAGTTGGCAGTGGCTGGGCGTTTGGTGAAGCCTAAACgcaaattttagataaaagttGCGTTTTAAGGCAAAGGCAAAAACGCTGATTTCTGAAATGGTGGTCTGAAGGTCCGTATCTCAAACGCGCATCAACGTTTCAGCTCAACGGATAGCTGAGACCTAAAATTACCGAATCAccctctcatctcatctctctgcTTCGCTGAAATTTCTGTGTAATAattcctctcatctcttctctgcTCCGCCTTCTCCGTGCCGCTACCGATCTCACTGTGGTAAGTCATcgtgacttcttcttcttcttcttcttcgctttcttcttcctcttcttcttcgtcctcttcttcttcttcctcttcttcttcgtccctcttcttcttcttcctcttctcgCTTTCTTCGTTTTCTCGAccgtaatttttttgttttaatttttttttcccgatCCGAGACGGGAATCTTGAAGGTACGCATTTGATCAAAAAGGCACCAAGCAAGATCGATCTGCTACCAAAATCCACCAGGTACCAACAAAGTGatccgaattttttttttttttttttaagatctgAAACAGGGTGTATTTGATCTAATTTATTTGTacctttttgagtttttgagggtTTGGAGATTTAATGATGACCCATTTGGTTCTTTAGTTGATtgggttttgaaatttgtttgttgATTGGGTGTATTTGATCtaactttgtttgtttgtttcggTTCTTTAGTTGATAGTGTGTTCGgccaaaatgaaataaagccCCATTTGTTTCGGATTTAGAAATTGTTGCAAATGGTTTTGAAATAAAGCCCCATTTGTTTGTTTGGCCAAAATGAAACCAtattatgatttgttataatatttgagtttattataatattatgaaaCCATATTATGATTTGTTGGTTTGTATTGCATTTAGGGGAATTATCATTGTGAAGTTACGttgtgtgggaaaaaaaattttagatctgaTTAGCCTTGGTTCCACTTTCTGCCCGGCAACGGCAGCAGTCATGATGAAGTCATGCCAATAAAGCAGCAACAGCTGATGCTGCAtattatgatttgttataatatttgagTTTGTTATAATATTATGAAGCCATATTATGATTTGTTGGTTTGTATTGCATTTAGGGGAATTATCATTGTGAAGTTACGTTGTGTGGGaaaaatttttttagatctgattAGCCTTGGTTCCAGCCTACTTTGGCCAGGGCTAGGCCAGTGCCGCATCACTCGCCGGGCATGACCATCGAAGAAGAAATTTCCttgctaaataaaaaatacttcaTATATACTCTAGGAATGCActgcataataaaaaatatgaactagTTACTTGAGCAAATTgacacatatttaattattttcactcatttatgtgtaaacttattttttatgttattgattgtgtgttttttgcattttttacaaTCTTCTAGTCAATCACGTAGTTCAGGACAAAAGCGAGCTAGTGAATCAATACCCtcacagaagaaaaagaagaagataggagGAGCTGCAATGTTGGACAATCGTATTAGTGAGTTAATAACTGTATGTCAGAATAGGTCTGAAGGTACTTCTCGAGAGTCACCAAGTTCAATTGATAATGTAATGGCGATTGTGAAAGCATTTCCTGGAGTGGATTTTGCGTTTGTGGTTGAAGCTTCcattctctttctaaaaaagtCACGTAGGGAGATGTTCCTAACTTTTAAGGACCCAGAGTCACAGCTGAAGTGGCTACAAGCAATAATTTATAGGCAGCAGAAGTGACTAACCTGATGTGGTATTAACTATGTTGTATTAGCTTTAAACTAAGTTAGCTATGTTGTATGAACTATGTTGTATTTGCTATGTTGTATTAACTTTAAACTAAGTTATGTGATATTTAGTATTAGCTTTGGACTAATATATGTGTAATgcaaacatatttgaaattttcattacaGTGTTATGTACTTGATGTTGTGAATTGTCTTGGTATGTTGTGAATTGTCTTGAttgaatatttgttattttgttgtgtAGCTGAAACCAATATGGATGATTATAATGGTACTCATGAGAGTGGCCATTTTATGGAACTATTAATGGATGGGGATTACAGAAATTATTGTGATGATCATGATGGTAGTGATTATAACAATTTTgacaataataatgatggtgataacaatgatggtgataacaatgatggtgatgatgaaagtAGTGACAGTGATGATGACAGTGATAGTGATTCTGACAGTGATGATAGTAATGACAATTCTAACGAGGAGTTTTACCAGCTTGTGACAGTTACCTGTGAAGCAGTTGTGACATATTTCAATAAGTACATTAATAAGACTCATTGTCATGATTCTGAACAAACGGGGTGGGATTGGCTGAGACGCTGTATGGAAGGTAATGAGACTTTGTGTTACAATATGTTTAGAATGAGAAAGGAGGTGTTTCATAATTTGTGTCAAGTTTTACAACGTGACTTTGGACTTCAACATTCAAGGAATATAAGGTTAGAAGAGTTAATGGCAATCTGTTTACTGATACTTGGTCATGGAACATGTAACCGAATGGTTCAAGAATTATTTCAGCATTCGGGTGAAACCATAAGTAGACATTTTGAGAAGATGATCACTCTGTTAGGTGCTCGCTTTGCAGAAGCATTTGTAAAGCCTTCGGATCCAACTTTTAGTGAAGTTCCAACCAAAATACAAGACTATCCAATTTATTGGCCACATTTCAAAGTATGTGTACTATTGTATATTTGAATAAGTGTTATTGTCTATAAGATAATACAATGCATGTGGAACTGAAaactattaatgtttttattaggaTTGCATCGGTGCGATTGATGGCACACATGTGATAGCGATTGTACCTACTGAGAAGTCCATTCCATACTTTGGAAGAAAGGGATATCCAACCCAAAATGTGATGGCTGCATGTGACTTTGATATGTTATTCACATTTGTTTTGCCTGGATGGGAAGGTGCAGCACACGACACccacatttttcttgatactATTCGTACAGAAAGTAACAACTTTCCGCACCCACCACCAGgtttgtaattggttaatcaattgttcattataatgacatattgtgtgtgtgtttaatacAATTGAATTTCTTTGTTTAGGGAAATATTATGTAGTTGATTCTGGATACCCAATGATGCAAGGCTATTTGGCACCATACAAAGGGATATCATACCATCTTCAAGACTTTCGAAGGAGAGGTGGAGGCCCTAGAACTAGAcatgaaaaatttaatcatgCTCACTCATCTCTTCGATGTGTGATTGAGCGCACTTTTGGTGTGTGGAAGAATAAATGGAGAATTATTAGAAACATGCCATCTTTTCCATTCCATATCCAAATACTTATTGTATCTGCTACTATGGCTCTTCATAATTTTGTTAGACTAAATGATAGGGATGATAGGGAATTCATAAATGCCAATGAAGATTCAATTTCTAGAAGAGAACGTAATAGTGAAGCATATAGCAGTTATGAGCAAAACTCAGGAACTTTAACAGATCCTACAATGGTGGTTCTTCGTGATTCCATTGCAATTTCTATTTGGGGGGTAATAATTagtagttgtatttttttttttgtataatatcatgtagtacaatttatatttggattattggtatgtattttatatctttttacatttttatatagcacaatttaaacttggattattggtgtatattttatcatctttttacattttcattttgtgctttatgatgatgaaaattgtttagatttaattaatattaaataagaagtcattaatggtaataacaaataattatgccactaaaaaagaataattgcccaaacattattaaaataataccaataatataaatttattattattattattattattatttagtaagtatatgaagtagttgaattataagtatgaaataaactcctttatatatacattgtcctttttggtaatttgtccCTCAAACTGTAACTTTTATAGTtttagccaaacactcagctttttcaaaaagcactttttaacagcttttaccaaacactcagctttttgaaaaatcactttttcattatgcacttttttaaaactcaacttttttattatgcaattttttttttttttttttttttaagcccaaccaaactcaccatTAATGAGactattttttttcactttcccTCTTACCAACTTCAAGTCCAGATTCATTTCTTTGTCTCCCTCGTACACTCTCAATATATCACTCTTCCAAAAAGTCTCCCTCTACTCTCTGTACTTCTCTCACCTCACCACCATGGCCGAgtctaccaccaccaccactcgTCCTCTCAAAATCATAGCCGGAGCCGACTCATTCGGCTGCACTCTCAAAGACACCTTGGTCTCCCATCTCCGTTCCCTCAACATCGAAGTAGAAGACCTCGGCACCTCCTCCTACTACACCATCGCCGCCGAAGTGGGCCGCCAAGTCTCCTCTTCCACCACCCCCGCCGCCACAGAAACCCGTGGCCTCGTCGCTTGTGGCACAGGCGTTGGTGTTGCTATCTTCGCCAACAAATTCCCAGGCGTTTATGCAGCCACTTGTCTCACCCCTGAAGAAGCTCTCAACGCTCGCTCCATCAACAACTCCAATGTCCTCGCAGTCTCAGGCATGTCCACTTCACCCTCCACCGCCATTGATATCCTCAACACTTGGCTCAACACTCCTTTCAAGTCCCCTTGTCCGGCTTCTAACTCTCAACCTTGGCCTCAAGATATAGAGTCTTTTCTTGACAACTCGATCAAAGAAATGCCCACCATTGGATCTGGTTCTTCTCAGTCTGATGAATCTGCAAAATGTGCTATTTGTTGTTTGGTGAAGAATAGGGAATTGAATCCGATCGATATAATCCCAGGTGGGTCTATGAAGATTTTGAGAGAGACTCCCACATCGGCTATTGTGAGGTTTAAAGCTGGGAGTGTGGAGCCGGCTCATCATCATACTTTTGGGCATGATTTGGTGGTGATGGAGGGGAAGAAGAGTGTGTGGAATTTGAGCAAAAAGGAGAGGTATGATTTGGGTGTTGGGGATTTTTTGTTTACTCCAGCTGGGGATGTGCATAGAGTGAAGTATTATGAGGATACTGAGTTTTTCATCAGGTGGGATGGGAAATGGGATATGTTCTTTGATGAGGATCTTGAGACTGCTAAGGCTGCTGTTGAGAAAGAATTGGGAAATGGGGCTGTGTGAAAATTGAATCAGTATGTGTGTAGAAGATATTTATGGGGTTGAATATTGTGCTGCTACTTGATGCTATTAAGAAGGAATTGGGAAATGGGTCTGCGAGAAAATGAATCAATATGGTTTCTATGTATGTGTTTCTAAGATGTTTATAGGGTTGAGTATTGTGCTTCTGAGGAGGAATCCAGTTCTGGGTCTCTATAATAAAGAAGAGTATGTATCATACTTAAACCAACTCTTGTATTTATATGGTGTTGTTACTTATGTTTGGTTTAGctgcagtttttttttaaattatttatatgatgCTGTTTGTAGTGTTATGTTATGGGTGTTAAGTAGGAATTTGCTTGCTTTTTATTGACCTGGTGGTTTAATTCTGTTGAACCCTTTTGGTTCAATGTAAAACTCGGTGTTCTCTTCGTTATTGATGAATTTGGCTTGATCATTAAAATTGAACAAGCTAGACTTGAAAATCCTGACTTAACTCAAACATGTATGAGATGTATTAAACATGAATATGGCTGTTGTCATTCAAAAGTTAGCTGTTAGATATCTAAATTTTCTCATTGGCTCAAGGAAGCATAATGATTTCTGTTCctcattattgttattgttattgttactATTGGTCAAACTTTGGTACAGTACTACCTAGTTAACCATttgaaaattagtaaaaataattgCAAAACCCTTTGCGGTTTGGCTTAGAATTAGTAAACTGACGTgattatttcaacaaaaaaaaaaaaaactattatctaGAACAATTTCGTTTTTCGTAATGGTTAATACTATCCATCTTAATGTATAAAACTATTTCAAAGTGTCTTTTTCTCTCACTTCTCAACCTCAGTCTCTCTCGTTCTCTCAGATCTTAATCCCAAAGCACACACTGGTAATCTCACGCCTCATTCGAGACTTTGTggtaaatttttaatatctatGTATTAGATTAGGGTTCTAATTTATTTGTGGTTGAGAGAAGAtagtttggagagagagagagagagagagagagaggagaataTGTCTTATGGTTTCATTTGGCATGTGGTTTTGTCTGAATGATCTTATATGTCTTTGGGTTTATTTGGCATGtgagtttaatttaatttcgTCAATAACCATTATTACAATTTATAGTTTCATAATATTGTTGATGACTACATTTGATTCCAAggcctttttttctttggtttatgtgTAACAGCCCCAATGCATAAATACGAAGTAGTACTAACAGGGCAATTTGCATAATAGTCTTATTTTTGCCAGAGCATAGTTAAAACCTCAATTTGTTTGGACAATCTGGTCTACTTGTGAACTCATCTCCAAACAAGGGTTGAaaggattttcttttctttttttggttagaatAGATAGAAGTTGGGTTGGAATGATTTGGTGGCTGAACATGTTTGTCTCCACCGACACTAAAATGAAATTCCTTCACATTGCATTAGTGCCATACATGTATTTGATTAGATGttagtaacatttttttttcataccaGCAGCAGCACTTCGCCACTTCCTCCACCCCAATCTGAGTGTTGACCCATTTCCACACCTCCATCTTCCCCACCCCTCCCATTTGTTTCCACCAACACTAAAATGGAATTCCTTCACATTGCATTAGTGCCATACATGTATTGGTTAGTTGttagtaacaattttttttcatactaGTGGTGGTGCTTCACCACTTCCTCCACCCCAGTCCCAGTGTTGACCCAATTCCCCACCTCCATCTTCCTCAGCCACCCACTTCTTATACAGTTGCTTAATTTTCCCAGCAGTTCAACAACCATTGCTTCTTTATCATCTCTTCCTTCCCCTTAGTTCCTGTTCTTCTGGCAACCCATTAATCTCTGAATATATTCACTCCCAtgtttgttattaaattttgttttcagtCCAAAAACCATTGGTGGTCCAAACCTGATGGTTAGATGTTTTATATATCTAACTTTTGTAGCACAGTGATTAAGGTCAACTAAGCGTTGCCATGCTGCTAAAATGTACAAGCTGTGAGATGGAAGGTGACATTTTAGACTTTATGGTAGTTGTTGAGTTTGACTTAACTCTGTCTTATCAAATtctaaaagtattttctatgGTCTTTGATTCTAGCTGTGTTTTTGCTTAGTATATTTCCTCAAGAAACTGAGGTGCTTCATGGGAAACTTTTGATATAAACTTAAATCTTTTCTTCCCTTTccggataaattttttttggtgaatatGGCTTGATTAAAAATTGAACAAGTTGTACTTGAAATACCTGACTAAACTCAAACATGAATGAGATCTTTTAACATGAATTTGGCTTTTTTCATACTAAAGTTGGCTGTTAGATATCTAAATTTCCTCAATGGCTTAAGGAAGCATAATGATGTCTGTAATTGAActacttcttcatttttttattgttattgttattatgggTCAAACTTTTGTTCGGTACAACCTGTCAATCATTTGAAATTAGTCAACAGAATTACAAAAACCATTGTGATTTGGCTTGGAATTAGTAAATTCAcatgattattttattaaaaagagtACCTATAATCCAGACAATGTCATATGTATTAATGGTTAAAACTACCTGTGTTGTCGTAATGTTTAAAACTATTTCAAAGTGTCTTCTTCTCTCACTTCTCAGTCTTGGTCTCTAATTTTAATCCCAATGAACAAAGTGGTAAATCACaatctctcaaatctcaatccCAAAGCATGCAGTGTAAATCTCATTCTCTCAAATGCAAACAACGTCATTTGCCTTCTTTTCTCAGTCCCAATCTCATGCCTCATTCACGACTTtgtggtaaatttttattacctacatattagattaggatttttttaaaaaaaaaatttatttgtggtagagaaaagagagtttggagagagagagggaagaatATATCTTTGGTTTTATTTGGCATGTGGGTTATCTATATGATCTTATGTCTTTGGGTTTACATGGCATGtgagtttaatttaatttcttcaattcatattaatttataatctTTATTACAATTCATTTTTTGTATCATGAAAGTTACTAAAAAATTCTTCTTCATTTGCGTATGCTACTATAAAACTTTTCTTCAGTTGCATATGCTACTATAAAACTTTTCTTCAGTTGCATATGCTACTATAAAACTTTTCTTCAGTTGCATTTGCTACTATAAATCTTTTACACTGGTCTTCATTTGTAGTTATTATAATTTCCAATATCTTTGCAGCTGCGACTGTTACTGTAAAGCATTTTTCAAGGCTACTATAAAACTCTTCTTCAGCCAACAGTatcttcttctaaaaaataaaatgtaatgtaaacaagcaagaacaattattataacaacaattgtataaaaaaaaagtcatgtgtAAGTAATATAATCCAATTACAAGTTGGCATGTGTGTCAAAAAACATGGTTTTGTGCTTTAAGTAGGAAAACAAGAATTTTCAtgaaatatacaaaaaatagaaaatagagttGCTACAGAACAAGCCCTTTGTCCACAATCgttttttaatagtaaatgCCTAACTAAATTCATTAAAGGAGGCAGAATACAAATGTATAAAAGTACTAGAAATGTTagtagttattttttattttatttttaaatatcatattataatttttttttagaactgtGTAGGATACATGTGGCAACCCTAACTGCCCCAAATCTTGGGAGTAAGgcttgttattgttgttgtttatgtATAAAAACATAAACTGAACTTTCTTTTTGTACTAATCTCTATAAGATCTTACAACTAACTCTGTTTTATTAAATGCATCTTATGTGTGTGGAAGATGTTTCTGGGGTTGAGTATTGTGCTGATTGTACGATTGAAAATAAATTCCAAAATGGGTTTGCTTGAAAATCAATCAATATGGTTTCTATGTTTTTGTTTCAAGGTGTATTGTGATACTGAGGAGGAATCCAGTTCTTGGTCTCTGTAATAAAGAGTATGTATCATATTTGAACCAGCTCTTGTCTTGATGTGCTATTTTTACTTCTGTTTGGTTTAGCTGCTGTTTTTTTATATGATCTATGATGCTGTTATAGTGTTATGCTATGGTTGTTGGTAGAGATGTGcttgatttttattaattttgtgtttaaattttGGTCTCCAATTTTTGGTTCAATGTAAAACTTAGTTTTCTCTTGGTTTTTAAAGAAGCTGGCATAAATTTAAGAAGCTAGAATTACCTGACTAAACTCGAATATGTCTTTACatgatttgtttattttcatGCTAAAGATGGCTGTCAGAATATCTTTATGTGCAATAGAATATAGGACTGTTCTCTCCCTTATCTACATTTTCTCAATGGCTCAAGGGATCATAATGATACCAGTAATCA comes from Castanea sativa cultivar Marrone di Chiusa Pesio chromosome 3, ASM4071231v1 and encodes:
- the LOC142628216 gene encoding DNA damage-repair/toleration protein DRT102, which encodes MAESTTTTTRPLKIIAGADSFGCTLKDTLVSHLRSLNIEVEDLGTSSYYTIAAEVGRQVSSSTTPAATETRGLVACGTGVGVAIFANKFPGVYAATCLTPEEALNARSINNSNVLAVSGMSTSPSTAIDILNTWLNTPFKSPCPASNSQPWPQDIESFLDNSIKEMPTIGSGSSQSDESAKCAICCLVKNRELNPIDIIPGGSMKILRETPTSAIVRFKAGSVEPAHHHTFGHDLVVMEGKKSVWNLSKKERYDLGVGDFLFTPAGDVHRVKYYEDTEFFIRWDGKWDMFFDEDLETAKAAVEKELGNGAV